The Anas acuta chromosome 2, bAnaAcu1.1, whole genome shotgun sequence genomic interval GGCCATATTGCCtccttcactggaaaaaaatacataaaaagaaaaaaaaaatatattaaaagggCCAGGAAGAAAGGAATGTGATTATATTTTGCCTGGTTACTTTTCCTGGACCCGCCGTCTTTGATGAGAGAGTTTTGGCCACCTTTTCTGCAGATTGCAGAGGTACATTGTTTTTCAAGCTTGTTGAATGTTGGAGTAGCTCCAGACTTAGCTCCTTTACTTGCGCTTGGGCAAAACAGTtttaacagaaatcaaaatgatacaaaaataatCTTGGATACAAAGATAATCTTGGGAAAAGTGAGGCAAATCTGCAAAGGCAAACTGCCTTTGTCTTTAACCTTATCTTTGTCTCTGTACTATCCTTTTTAGCCCCACTCAATGGCAGATTTTGCTTCTGTCACTGCAAGAATCAAAAAAGGGACAGTAATGCAAAATTAGTACTCTTGTATATACTATAGAGGTTGGGGTGTGCTAGAAacaatttatctgaaaattcATCTAAACCCCTGGAAATTCAGAAACAGCCAAACTatgtttttaatagttttatcaACTTGCAAATGGAAAAACCCTTTTCCTTTGTAGTAAAAAGAGGTGTTTTATTTCACTCAGTCATTTTCCTCCAGGCTGTAGTTTGAGACTCATCAGCAGCATTAAAACTGTGCTGTGGTTTCTGGAATCCCGCCATGCTATAAAACTGAGAGATTTTGAATGGTGGTTCTTCTTGCCAGTGTATCCCTCCCCTCGTATTTATTTAGGAATAAGATTTGTCCTATTCCTGAGCTCCAGATGAGTTGCTGAGACACTGTGGGCTTTTTAGACTCCCATGAAAATAGTTTTGGCACTTCGGATGTCTTGAATGAGTGGCTGAGTGGGATTAGCATTTAACATATACCACTCCTAATGGAAAAACATCAGGGACATGACAACACTGGTGTCATATATAGAGGCACAGTTATCTTAAGACAGCTAGGAGATCACCTGAGTGGTAGACAGATTTCTGCTTTGACAGCTTAGTACAAAACAATGAGTGGCACCGTGTGTGTCACCTATAAAGAGTGAGTGCTGCCTGTGGATTCCTGTGGGTATTGTGTCTTTGTACTACGTAGAAGAAAGACTCAGGAAATTTGAGATGAAAAAATGGACCACATTGATTGATTGTTCTTGTCATTTTCAATTCTTTGCAAAAACTTGGATAGCCTAAGCTAAAGACCACTAAGGTCCCAGAGAGGTTTTCTGCTTGCTGCCACAGCAGCTAGGTCAGGCACACAAGCAAGTCTGGGGAATGCCACGTTTACATCAGATCATTTAGAAACCATCTTTAAAGAGTGTCCACAAGGtagcttttctgtcttttccactGTCTTTTATAAAATCATTGttaaagtgctgttttatctttttttcctaaaattcaGCTTGTGAGTACTGAGACATGGACTCTCTTGAGTTATGCTAAACATTCTCAACTCTGCTTACAGTAGGCAAGGCAAAGTGTACTGCAAAGCCttcttaaattatattaaagCTGTATGTATATTATCGGATAAGGAACAGAATTGTTGCTTAAGTGATTCAATGAGTGTATATTTACTTGCTTATATGCAATGCAAATactaagaatgaaaataatcctttaattaattattaattaattttttaaaataactttcattGCTCCTGCAGGAGTTGACTATTGTGCTCTGAGTGATCATGGCTGTGAACATTTGTGTATAAATGGTGACAGATCTTATACTTGTCAGTGTTTTGAAGGATACAGGCTTCGGAATGATGGGAAAACATGTAAACGTAAGTTATTATTCAGCAAGTCAGtgctagatttttatttcacacatagaaaaaaatctgtagggTAGGATTTGATTGCCTAAATATGTCTTTCATTTGTGTCATTTTAAATGCGCCAGTATCACAAAAGTTCACAGTTACCCTTTTGGTGTCCTATTTGCCAGCAATATGTCAGTATCTTGGATACTCTAGGGCATCTAAAGGGGCACTGGGTAGAAACTTTTAGGCACCTGACTGACTCTCTGAATGCCTGGGACATACAGAAAGTAGCTCTGATGCTGGTCTGTCTTGGatccaaaattattttacccCAACTTACATCCTTATATCAGACAACtgtaattttcttctcaaatcgaggcaaaaaatatatagcatttcaaaagaTTTCTACAGCACAAAGAAGCCTGCAATACTAATGGAATGTTCATTTTTCCCCAACGTGGTATAAGGGTCATTGCAAAAGAGATATCATAATTGCATTATACATTTGGCTACGTTACGCAGTTCTGAAGAGTGACAGATAtaaaaaggaattgaaaatTTCTCTCCAGTATAAGAGCACACACTAAGGGATCAAAGAAGAATTGTGGATAAGTCCTTGGAAAACACAGAGGCATGAAATACTTCATAACTCTAAACCAAATCATATCCAACGATCTCATCAACATCTGCtgttaaaaaacatttacaaaaaaaaataaaaattaaaagtcatCCAGACACTAACATGACAAATGAAAATCTCCATATTACCAGTTTGTATTACACATACCACATCAACAACCTACTTTGTTAGTCCATGCAAACAGAGACAAATTTTGCCTGTCTCAAAAAGTACTGACACCTTAACCTTGCAAAAAGCTAAAAGCAAGTGCAATTTTGTCTTCATGCAATAGTCTTGTCAAGAAAATAAAGGGTGGGGAGAAGAAAGTGTAAGTAAGAAAGATGTTAGTTTATCCAATGTTAATAAATagacaatttcattttattttgaaatataagtTGTAACTAAATCACCTATCAGGAAAGCCCACTGAACATCAGTTTACCCAACTATAGCTGGCAATTTTCAAGAATGCCACAGCAGGATTATACAGTTGGTCTTTCTCATTACATTTAAACACTACATAAACTGAGCTTTTGTaattcttgttttcagaaaaattacaAACACCATCTGAACTTAACCACAGGGAAAGACAGCATAACTACTTCAGGTTTGAGCAGGTTTATTACTGAAGATAAAATGATGGTGATGGAAAGATATGTTTCTCACCAGAAAGTTTACTTGAAATGTGGATGTGGGATTTAGGTGCCTTTGGAAATCTCTGTGGGTTACTAATCTTCATGCTGGGGACACATGAAATTATACAAACTCTGGAACCAAAATAGCGAACTTTTTCCTAGTAATAAGGTTATAAAATTGTACAACAAAGAGGTACCTTTAGAAATTGACAGCAGGTACTATAAATGATTTGCAGAATTGAGTCAGGAATACcagcaagaacaaaaatattcagtaacTGAACATCCTGTCCTTAACTAATACAATTCTTCATCTTTTAAATTACTCTCAGGTAAAAATGTCTGCAAATCAGTCAACCATGGCTGTGAGCATGTTTGTGTTAGTGCTGACAATTCCTACACCTGCAAGTGTCGTGAGGGATACATACTGAGAGAAGATGGGAAGACATGCAGAAGTGAGTAACCAATATACTAACCAATATATTGAACATTTTTGCATGTGCATTAGGCAAGTAAAGAAAGGAGTTTATCACTTCTCACTAGAAAACATCATTTTGATACCtacatttttaacatgttttcattcaaaactATATTTATATCTGAATCATTCCCAGGACAGGACATCTGCAAATCAGTCAGCCATGGCTGTGAGCATATTTGTGTTAACAAAGATGACTCTTATGCTTGTGAGTGTCATGAGGGCTTCCTACTGAGAGAAGATGGGAAAACATGCAGAAGTAAGTACTCTGGTAATTACTGGTAGACTCCTTTCTACAGAACGTAGatctctggaagtgttttaACGAAAAGCACTTTTGTAGTTTATTCATGATGCACTATTGTTATACCTGCCAGAAGCTTGTAAAAGACTCAGTGGacagaaataatgtattttagtAGCTAAACTGATATGACTGTAGACAAAAAAGACCCATAATTTTTCAGGTACCAAGAGTTAGAAGTGTTAGCTGCCTAAATTTTTGTCCATTTCTTCCAGTGATCTCAGTAGACCTAATAAAAGCTATTACTTCTCCCTGCATAATATATTCATTGTAGATGTGCTTTAACCAAAAACCGTCAACTATTCTCAGATAAAGACATTTGCAGCTCAGTTGCCCATGGCTGTGAACATGTTTGTGTTAATGCTGATGAGTCATACATCTGCCAGTGTTATGAGGGATTTGCATTAAGGGAAGATGGAAAAACATGTAGAAGTAAGTATCCTTATCTTTAATAgaaattttccttaaaatctgTGCATTTGTAGACACGTTTTAAAGTCTGGCACCattctttattttccagataAAGATGTTTGCAATTCTGTTGACCATGGCTGTGAGCACGTTTGTGTGAACACTGATAATTCATACATTTGCCAGTGCTATGAGGGTTTTGTATTGAGGGAAGATGAGAAAACATGTAAAAGTAAGTTACTTgatgttaatgtattttttacacTCAGGGGTATACTGGAGAAGCAAGTTGTGCTAGAGGTAggtcttaattttaattttacctGACAAAAAGGAGgataaattctttattttactaGGAGTTTTTTACTGttagcatttatatttttggaaatgtaCTCATTTATTAAACTGTagtaaataaaatctaaattatTCCTAGATAAGGACATCTGCAGATCAGTCAATCATGGCTGTGAACATCTTTGTGTTAATAATGACGACTCATACACTTGCCAATGTCATGACGGATTTGTACTGAGGCAAGATGGGAAAACATGCCGAAGTAAGTAGCTTATgaataaaaggagaaatttcatttcccttttacttggaaattattctgtgattcatagTGATCAGAGCAGAATACTGTCCTCTATAGATCATAAGATTTTTAGGAATTAATATAGCTTTGAACTAAAGctatatttcagaaaatcagcCAGTTTTAAGTCTGAATGtggcttttaaaatgtgaaccTAATTTCTGGACTATGCCAAAATTTAATCTTGAGCATAGGATGTTGCTACATTTTACTTTGATGAGTTGAACTTCTAATTGCCACTGTGTTGTTCTGTGTATACTCATGTGGACCATAATTTAACCTGTTCCTTAGCTTAACCTCTTATCATGGTCTTTAGTACATGATAAGCAGATGAAACTCCTTCAAGCTCTTTATATGTTTTCCAATCTTTTCATAAATCTCTTCTTGCTTTCCTAAAGCCTTTTTTATGTATCAGCATCCTTGCGGGGACACCACAGTGGTACAAAGTCTTACAATACAAGGTACAGTAGGGTCCAGGGTATAAGAACTATATCCCTGATTCTTTTTTGaatctaccctttttttttttatgaccaAAGATAGCATTAGTCTCTGACCATACAGCTCTGCTAAAGCTCATGTGTAGCCAGTTATCTACCACGATCATAGCCATATAAGACTCTCAGTCATACAAGTGTCCCACATCCCGTGGGAAGTATGgccttcattctttttttttctgaatatgttAAGTCTAATTCtggctatttaaaaatatatacggCTTGTTGTTACTGAGCCTGCAGAAAGATTCCTGTCTCTTTATATCAGCAGctgctctatttttatttgcaattgcTTCAACTTTGGAATAACCTACAAACTTTGTCAGtgattattttacattttctttaagattgttcattaaaatgttaaatagcaCAGAGGAGGGcaaattcttagaaaaaaagcCACTTGACGATTCCCCATTTACAATTTATCCTGAAGACCTCCCTAGCCActgttataataataatttatattatttaattaatttaatttaattaataattagtattataattattattataattattattaccCATATAATGTTGATTTTctagttatttttgttttgttttcttaatcaAATTAAATACCAAGGCTGATACTGTCCTGGATTCTCCATTGTATGAGTAACCTGAGCTTTACAAAACAGTCTCATAGtcaattttaaaagatactTATTTACTTTTCCCACATCTATTTTTCCATAATACCAACTTgactaattttctttctttgattttctcTAAATCAAGGTCAACATTATCTTTTCCATTGTTTTAATGCAGATCAGTGTCAAGCTGACAGGCTTACAGTGAATTAGTTACCCTTTTCAAATgctgtgtgtgtatgcacaggGAATGGAAACTCCTCGGTGTTTTGGGGTATTCCCTGGAGTTCTGGGaggtaatgaaaaaataatgctagGCATCCAAAGTGGTGTTCAGCCAGCTCTGTTACACCTCTTGGCAAGTGATCTGGAGTTACTACTGTTTCTTCAGTAGGTGCTGTGTGACTTACTACTCAGCTCACGAAACATCATTCAAACAATATTATCAGTAGCCTATTTCATAAGTCCCAGTTTGGatatactaaatattttttaccttttctgcaTTAAGATTgacagttttattatttctgtctaCTAATTAACAATATCCtgttaaatttgttttcttttgttttcaaataacctTTAAATAGCTTACTCATACTACCCTTCATTATGTTGGTCATGcactctcttttcctttatcttattatttccatgttcttcttttaatttcacaggttttcattttcagtaaataatgtgaattttcctttcattcattATTCATATCTTatagctgttttctgtttcaatttCTAACGGAGGTTGGTTTCTAACTACCCTAGTACTTTTGTTTTGATGATGTGACTAAGTTTTTTTTGGAGGTGTCTAGTTAAGGTTATCTAAAATAACCTTAAATGGTGCAGtcatcattactttttttttttttcttccatcacaAAATCCTTTGGCTCATAATTGCTTTCAGCTATGTAAAATTTATCCTTCTGAAGTAATAGCTGTTTGTTGCTGGCTTGTATTTCATTCtgtttgaaaacaacaaatattgCACACAGCTGTGCATAAGCTGATGCTAACTGATGCTAATTTTGACTTCcataaacatttcttctttaCCTGCTAGAACAGGATCTAGTCTAGATTATGTCTTGAATGTTGTTGAGTTAGAAGATTGTCCTCTGTAGTATTTTGGGGAATTTTTGTATTGGCAGCATGAAACCTCCACGTAATGTGCCTCAGACTGAAGTTCTTGTGAAAACATAAATGTCTTCTCTACACATTGAACTTACTTGCTCTGCTAATTGCTAAGAACCAAGAGAAGCCAGCTGATGTAATCTGGATTTTGGCAAAGCTTTCAATACAGTTTTTCACATTATCCTTCTGGACAATAtatccagcatacagctagacaaataaataatacaatggGTGAACAGTTGGCTGAAGGTTCAGTCTCAAAAGGTGATAGTGAATGGGGTTACATCAAactggcagccagtcactagCGAGGCTCCACTGGGCTGcgttttagggccagttctcttcattGTGTTTCTAAGTGATCTGGATATAGGATTTGAATGCATACTAACATTGCAGATGACACCACATTAGCAGGAGATTGTGGTGGGCTAGGCAATCGCCAACCACATGAAATGTAATAGTtaagtgctggattctgcacctgggatagGGCAACCCTACCTATATGTACAGATTGTgagatgagaggctggagagcagccctgaggaaagGGATCTGAGGGGTTTTGgtcaacagcaagttgaacgtgagccagcagtgtgccccagCAGCAAAAAGGGCCAACCATACCTTGGGAAGCATCAAGCATGGCAATGCTAGCCAGTCGAGGAAAGGGATTGTCTCTTTTTGATCTGCACTGATGTGGCCCCACCTCAATTACTGcatgcagttttgggtgccacaatgtaagaaggacataaaactattagaaagTGGCCAAAGGAGGACAATAAAAAGGGTGAggggtctagagggcaagacgtgcaaggagcggctgaggtcccttggtttgctcagccccgagcagagcaggctgaggggaggcctcatggcggcctgcagctccctcacgaggggagcggagggacaggcgctgagctctgctctctggggacagcgacaggacccgagggaacggcatggagctgggacaggggagggtcaggctgggggttagggaaagggtctgcacccagaggggggtcgagcactgggacaggctccccagggcagtgtgcatggcactgagcctgctggaggtCAAGAAgagtttggacaatgctctcagacacatggccTGATTTTTGCGTTGTcctgtgtgaagccaggagttggacccAGTGATCGATGTGGTTCCCTTTCAATTTAGGATATTTTATGGTTCTATCATTCTGACCAATCTGAACTTTGCTGTCAGAGGTATCCACTATTATATTTCCTATGTAAAGGTAGTTCTGCATTAGCAActgggaatatatatatatttgttcttgttcttgttcttgttgttgttgcagtGAAAAAGCAACAGGGAATGCTGATAGATGGCTTGACTTCCTCCTGTACTTTCTCCTCCTCTATCCTTCTTGAAGAGGTTATGACCAACTGGTTTTAACACTGCACTCATACAAATTCCCCTATCAgctttcagcattttatttatccTCTTAAATGAGTAGTTCCTAGTCTCCTGGATTTTGCTTATGCAGTTTTTTGGCATTGATGTAAGAGTCCCAAagaattgttttgctttgtgtccTGTGGTGttttgcttaattttcttttcactagCATGAATTTATGCTAAATGACTATGCTAAATTactccttcctttttctcttactGCTGTCAGTGTAGCATCCTCCTCCTTAATCTGGTCAGATTAATCCTAAAATAATTCATTGCCAGTGGGAGACCATCCAAACTGTGCAGTTCTTTCTGCTCAGATAGTAAAGAACTCATGCCTCATGTGAGCTAAACTGCCAATCATTCAACTAGCCAGAAATTTGCTTTCAGCATGCATGCTTCCATATTTCTTTGCTCATGGGATTACCCCTACAGTCTTtatatttatgtacatatatatagaaaaagTTTAACTAGCAAATCACATTAAATATTATCTGACTATTGCTAGGCAAGGATATTTGCAAATCAGTCAACCATGGCTGTGAACATGCCTGTGTTAATGCTGGTGATACATTTATTTGTAAGTGTCGGGAGGGATTCCTGCTACGAGAAGATGGAAAAACGTGCAGAAGTAAGTAGTCTGATATTTATCAGCATACTTTTTATCTGCAGTTCATGCTTGTGTGGAAACATATTAACTAGCAAGAGCTGTCATCTGTTCTCAGATAAAGATCTTTGCAAAGCAATCGACCATGGCTGTGAACATGTTTGTGTTAATACTGATGATTCCTATATCTGCAAATGCCGTGATGGGTTCCTGCTGAGAGAAGATGGGAAAACCTGCAAAAGTAAGTAGCACGATAACTTAATTTGATGAATTACACATATAATCAAGACCCCTGCTGATACATGTTAACTACCAACTCTCTTGTTTGCAGACAAGGATGTTTGCAATTCAATCAACCATGGCTGTGAACAAGTTTGTGTGAATACTGAAGATTCCTACATCTGCAGATGTCATGAAAATTTTGTACTGAAGGAAGACGGAAGGACATGTAGATGTGAGTAGCCTGAGTCATAAgagtatgttttattttcttgaggCATTTAAGTGTTGTGCCTGTGAGTGTTTCCACATGTGTATGTTTATTAGTGATTTCTAACTACTTAAGCTACTTATTAAAGATGTTATCTCTCCCTAAAGAATCACATCTAACAAACTCCATCCATTCTCCTCAGATAAAGATGTTTGCAAATCAGTTGACCATGGCTGTGAACATATTTGTGTTAATACTGATGATTCCTATATCTGTGAGTGCCACGAGGACTTCGTACTGAAGGAAGATGGGAAAACTTGTAAAAGTAAGTTGTTTAATCTTCATTATGTATTTTCTGATCCATTCATGAAGCATATCATGTAGTGTGTTCTTTGTGTCTTTAACATGCAATTAACTTCATAAAATAGCATACAATCAGCTTCATGGAAAAGAGCTTTGTCATGGAAGATTATTGCtctaatttttatattttgtgaaaGTTATTTACCTGAATAACTGtgctaaatattattttcattattcccaggtaaaaatatctgcaaaacAGTCAACCATGGTTGTGACCATGTTTGTGTTCCAACTGGTGATTCATACATGTGTCAGTGCCACAAAGGGTTTATACTGAGGAGAGACAGGAAAACATGCAGGAGTGAGTAGCTGGAACTTTTATGGGGAATGTGTTCTTTCAGTCATAAAAGTGATGACAGCCTAAATTTTTCTCAAAATTGTTTTATGCCAGTTTTGCTTTTGAGAGCAGatttaataatgaaattctCTTAACAATTCTCAGATAAAGACCTGTGTAAGTCCATTGACCATGGCTGTGAACATGTGtgcattaataataataataattcatacAGCTGTCAGTGCCATGAGGGTTTTGTCCTGCGGCAAGATGGAAAAACATGTCGAAGTAAGTAACTGAATAAGTCTATCAGACACTCTTCTCCAGCATTACTACATAAAAAACTGAAAGAAGTCCTACTTCTTTGTCATATGTTCTTCAAATGatgtttgaaatgtttgaatttataaatatgttaaatagaatacatataaatatttcaatttttcgTAGGCAAAGATGTCTGCAAATCAGTTGCCCATGGTTGTGAACATATTTGTGTTAATAATGATGATTCATACATCTGCAAATGTCAGGATGGATATGTACTGAAAGAAGATCAGAAAACATGCAGAAGTAGGtacattttattcagaaagactttgtttctttgatttttaaaatttcttgaCCTCACTTCAAATGCCTCACTTCAAAACTGATGTATTGTTTGAAAGTCCAAACCATATGTGAGTGTGATGGAATGTCTTGAACAATTTAGCTTGATGTTCTTGtaagcaaaaaaataacagaatgaaTGGTTGTTTTAATACAGTATCAAATACAATAATAATCCCTTccaaacatcaggaaaaaagtCAGAACAAAATCTTATTATCAAGGAATGTGTACTTTAAACAGATTCATATACTGTGGAGCTTTTATCTTTATATACTAAATTGTAAAATATCATTAATTCTATTTTCTTATCTTCTAACATGACACCCTTGGAACATGATATGCATTTATCTCATCACCCTTCTAATTTCTGGAGGAGAAACTCATCTACTGGAgctcagtaaaaatatttattctgcaaAAATGGATGCATTACTTGAGGAGAGTATTATTACCAAAAGAATGGTAACATGTTCATGGCTGATCTCAATCATAATTAAAACAGTTCACCATGAACTGTTGCCCTTTCTTGACATATGCAGTGATACTGAGGTGGTTCTGATATTCAGTGCATTTCCATTGCTTTAGTAAGtgacacattttttcctcagatgACTGCAGAAAGGAATTCTTGGACACCAGTTCTAAAAAGGAGCTATTGTCCAGGAAGAAACTTCCAAatgttaaaactgaaaattccaTATCCCTGATGACTTGCTAACAGACAGCTTCAGTAATTGCTGCAGTCAAAGCAGGGTGCTTAcagctgctttgatttttgcAAGTGCACTTGACCAAGTATGAGAACTCCAAGTTTGTCAGTATCTCCTGGATTGTCTCGCAGCTTCAGCgggtaaaacagaaaacattaatttcagcAATAAATAAGGCTTCTAATTACAAGATTTTAAGAGAGTTACAAGCAAAACAATGTATACAAACCATTCTGATCCAACATTATCAGCTAGTCACCCTTCTAGCATTTACTGTCTCCCCTATAATTTTTTAGCTGTTTGCCAGTAGAGGCTTAAATTTGAGCTATAAAAACACAGGCATCGTCTGAATTTTTCCCTAGACATGAACCTCATCCCAAGCTGTACCTCAGCTTGGGATGTACCTCATCCCTTCTCTTTCAGCCTTCCCCAGCTCTTCAGCTCTTACCTCATTCTTTCCTGCAACTCTAAACACAACTTCTAAATTTTCAACTTATATGCAAGTATAGCTTCAGCAACTCATCTCTTTGTACCACCTTTGTGTTTTTGCTACTTCTGCAGTACGAATACAGCTTCAGTGATtctcttccatttatttcagtgttggTCATCTACACAAAGGTAAAGTTAGCCTACAGGCCCATCCCTAGAAGAAAATGGTCAAAACTGTTTCTATATCCTAGCTATGTTCTTCAGTTACAGTTTTCCCCACTTAACAATCATTCTTAAAATTTGcttaaaaatctaatttactGCAAAGTTTTAAACATTTGAAGTATTATTAAGAGTCATAGTATTCTACAAAGCAGCACATATTGATAGATATTCATCgtgattatatttttattataaactaCAGTCATGGGCACACTCTTACCTTTTGATATGAACTGTATACAACATCTCTAGAATCACTGGCAAGATTGTCTGAGCCAGGATCAAGGTACTCTATATGATACCTGAGTTCATATAGTCCGTATGTGTCTAGGTCCTATTTTCAGCTTTGTCGACTTGTTCATGATCTAAACACTGCTGCTTATTTCATAGGATGCACCGAAGGCCCAGTTGACCTGGTGTTTGTGATTGATGGATCGAAAAGTCTCGGAGAGGATAATTTTGAAATTGTGAAACAATTTGTCTCAGGAATATTGGATACGCTTGAGATTTCACCCAAAGCAGCTCGAGTTGGTTTGCTTCAGTATTCCAGTGAAGTCCGCACAGAATTTACATTAAGGCAGTTCAACTCAGCCAAAGACATGAAGAAAGCTGTATCACAAATGAAATATATGGGGCGAGGTTCCATGACAGGACTGGCTCTGAAGCAAATGTTTCAGAGGAgcttcacagaaacagaaggcGCCAGACCATTTTCAGCAAATGTCCCTCGAATCGCTATTGTATTTACGGATGGACGAGCCCAAGATGAAGTCTCTGGGTGGGCTGCTAGAGCAAAGCAAACTGGTGAGTGGAAGTGTCTTTGATTCTTTCTTCAAGGCAAATATTGTGATAAAGAGAATGTAGAATCATAGAGAATCAGAGAGTAGTGATAGTATAGTGATAGCATTgagcatcacttgctttg includes:
- the MATN2 gene encoding matrilin-2 isoform X1 — its product is MQPMFSSADVPEDPWVKTSCPALKEARFSGSNEKKEPQILHPGMSLYFLKMQKTVACFFLLFGHMLLSTGSIMAKDLPGGHFTRRDVNSQSLLENTCNRKRLDLVFIIDSSRSVRPYDFEKVKEFILTILQFLDISPDATRVGLIQYGSTVKHEFSLKTFRRKQEIERAVRRMMHLATGTMTGLAIQYAVNIAFSESEGARPLSQNVPRIIMIVTDGRPQDPVAEIAAKARNSGILIFAIGVGRVDMNTLKSIGSEPHEEHVFLVANFSQIETLTSAFQTKLCVPHMCSIVEHRCDHFCINTPGSYECRCKQGYILNADQKTCSTQDLCAVEKHACEQICVNTPGSYVCQCYEGYELDANGKNCIVVDYCAVDNQGCQHECVNTEDSYYCRCYPGFILNPDKRTCRRPDYCALQDHGCEQECVNTDDSYFCQCQEGFRLNPDKKTCKRVDHCAESNHGCEHLCLNTDDSYVCQCFEGFVINEDLKTCTRVDYCALSDHGCEHLCINGDRSYTCQCFEGYRLRNDGKTCKRKNVCKSVNHGCEHVCVSADNSYTCKCREGYILREDGKTCRRQDICKSVSHGCEHICVNKDDSYACECHEGFLLREDGKTCRNKDICSSVAHGCEHVCVNADESYICQCYEGFALREDGKTCRNKDVCNSVDHGCEHVCVNTDNSYICQCYEGFVLREDEKTCKNKDICRSVNHGCEHLCVNNDDSYTCQCHDGFVLRQDGKTCRSKDICKSVNHGCEHACVNAGDTFICKCREGFLLREDGKTCRNKDLCKAIDHGCEHVCVNTDDSYICKCRDGFLLREDGKTCKNKDVCNSINHGCEQVCVNTEDSYICRCHENFVLKEDGRTCRYKDVCKSVDHGCEHICVNTDDSYICECHEDFVLKEDGKTCKSKNICKTVNHGCDHVCVPTGDSYMCQCHKGFILRRDRKTCRNKDLCKSIDHGCEHVCINNNNNSYSCQCHEGFVLRQDGKTCRSKDVCKSVAHGCEHICVNNDDSYICKCQDGYVLKEDQKTCRRCTEGPVDLVFVIDGSKSLGEDNFEIVKQFVSGILDTLEISPKAARVGLLQYSSEVRTEFTLRQFNSAKDMKKAVSQMKYMGRGSMTGLALKQMFQRSFTETEGARPFSANVPRIAIVFTDGRAQDEVSGWAARAKQTGIIIYAIGIGKAIEEELLEIASQPSYKHLFYAEDFTALEDISEELKVQICEAMKNSAHQQDPSSGRLRKTGPQSSGPESSTITITDVLACPNLAIHHKYHFEDSHTHSTRTTAKDKDQCKCENLVTFQNYATSEVRKLTQRLEEMTKRMEDLENRLKY
- the MATN2 gene encoding matrilin-2 isoform X8 — translated: MGFPFPSFSLVLHPGMSLYFLKMQKTVACFFLLFGHMLLSTGSIMAKDLPGGHFTRRDVNSQSLLENTCNRKRLDLVFIIDSSRSVRPYDFEKVKEFILTILQFLDISPDATRVGLIQYGSTVKHEFSLKTFRRKQEIERAVRRMMHLATGTMTGLAIQYAVNIAFSESEGARPLSQNVPRIIMIVTDGRPQDPVAEIAAKARNSGILIFAIGVGRVDMNTLKSIGSEPHEEHVFLVANFSQIETLTSAFQTKLCVPHMCSIVEHRCDHFCINTPGSYECRCKQGYILNADQKTCSTQDLCAVEKHACEQICVNTPGSYVCQCYEGYELDANGKNCIVVDYCAVDNQGCQHECVNTEDSYYCRCYPGFILNPDKRTCRRPDYCALQDHGCEQECVNTDDSYFCQCQEGFRLNPDKKTCKRVDHCAESNHGCEHLCLNTDDSYVCQCFEGFVINEDLKTCTRVDYCALSDHGCEHLCINGDRSYTCQCFEGYRLRNDGKTCKRKNVCKSVNHGCEHVCVSADNSYTCKCREGYILREDGKTCRRQDICKSVSHGCEHICVNKDDSYACECHEGFLLREDGKTCRNKDICSSVAHGCEHVCVNADESYICQCYEGFALREDGKTCRNKDVCNSVDHGCEHVCVNTDNSYICQCYEGFVLREDEKTCKNKDICRSVNHGCEHLCVNNDDSYTCQCHDGFVLRQDGKTCRSKDICKSVNHGCEHACVNAGDTFICKCREGFLLREDGKTCRNKDLCKAIDHGCEHVCVNTDDSYICKCRDGFLLREDGKTCKNKDVCNSINHGCEQVCVNTEDSYICRCHENFVLKEDGRTCRYKDVCKSVDHGCEHICVNTDDSYICECHEDFVLKEDGKTCKSKNICKTVNHGCDHVCVPTGDSYMCQCHKGFILRRDRKTCRNKDLCKSIDHGCEHVCINNNNNSYSCQCHEGFVLRQDGKTCRSKDVCKSVAHGCEHICVNNDDSYICKCQDGYVLKEDQKTCRRCTEGPVDLVFVIDGSKSLGEDNFEIVKQFVSGILDTLEISPKAARVGLLQYSSEVRTEFTLRQFNSAKDMKKAVSQMKYMGRGSMTGLALKQMFQRSFTETEGARPFSANVPRIAIVFTDGRAQDEVSGWAARAKQTGIIIYAIGIGKAIEEELLEIASQPSYKHLFYAEDFTALEDISEELKVQICEAMKNSAHQQDPSSGRLRKTGPQSSGPESSTITITDVLACPNLAIHHKYHFEDSHTHSTRTTAKDKDQCKCENLVTFQNYATSEVRKLTQRLEEMTKRMEDLENRLKY